In the Calditrichota bacterium genome, one interval contains:
- a CDS encoding T9SS type A sorting domain-containing protein: MKKYIFSLLLILTLLSADEGLINSSGDKAVANGNKVTVEVSNLGSFSSPGNRVTDFVWNGLGYAYEFGMFVGAEVPVPEGSHPDAKFIDGEWRAHIISDGLKSSGEISGDLTMRWGWQPIVESSISGLEYLDKASQFLASSNDRDYNGDGKPDSWPASWDNVWPGKWREGEILGDQEIIYGMDDRDNLEFEYYPFPEDSSRKGLGIEVETRVVQYASSLYEDVLFAVYEISNVSEKDLNKVLIGFWGDPHIGGPDDWRDDWAEYDKSTGLAMAWDEDGFSLNDANITPGYFGLSFMQTPGNASDGIDNDGDGLIDESQTNGIDDDADWNSNLDDLGGDGLPGTGDAGEGDGIPSLGEPNFELLDVDEVDMIGTTSFAQPGFSGLSISDDEKMWTEYLIPNNYDTTESAGDYIFLPASGYFNLPARSTIHVGVSFILGEDREDLILNHRYAQKLYNSRLGGLTSNVSSVLTTVDSGTVFESEIPLTWETENLPDDTEIQFLAKTTNDIWYSIGRDTSNTGSIILDVSTLESSAFYTMQNIAISSSAFGKKNSPLFTIDNSGEENIAPEIVPTLQDGTTISGDFLLTWLAADVDGDMFDIQISVNSDLANETFNASGNTFILPTQNFPNNYYTISFKISDHSDERMETRKVFIKNDNVSLDSTLINHISGAATGSVFASVLDESELTGHIYKIILNDQNPKEIKYSVIDSTNGDTLVSGNDIEILPSYGFLFDGISLSFKNDDFAINENKTGWKEGSQSDVQVSVLREYNYPEVQVDYDILFFDHIVDTGILGNTVPFEIWNTTQNQKSKFVVTDVNSNGTWDLGETVLILENGETPNHINWQIIFTDDSTGIAPQSGDIFQLITTKSFSNSDVYILNTTTLGLKKDQGKIAKGFELFQNYPNPFNGKTTISFQLKKTDRVKLEIFNILGQRVFSKELGKFNPGKHLFVWDATNNQNQVLSSGVYLYRIKTGKRFSKVNKLVLMK, from the coding sequence ATGAAAAAATATATTTTTTCACTATTATTGATACTAACTCTTCTCTCGGCAGATGAAGGACTAATAAATTCTTCTGGAGATAAAGCAGTGGCAAATGGAAATAAAGTTACTGTAGAGGTTTCAAATCTCGGTTCATTTTCGTCTCCGGGAAATAGGGTCACTGATTTTGTATGGAATGGTTTGGGCTATGCATATGAGTTTGGCATGTTTGTCGGTGCAGAGGTGCCTGTTCCTGAGGGCAGCCATCCGGATGCTAAATTTATTGACGGGGAATGGAGGGCACACATAATTTCAGATGGATTAAAATCCTCTGGGGAAATTTCAGGTGATTTAACCATGCGCTGGGGTTGGCAACCTATTGTTGAATCATCAATCAGTGGGTTGGAATATCTTGATAAAGCCTCTCAATTTTTGGCAAGTAGTAATGATCGTGATTATAATGGAGATGGCAAACCTGATAGTTGGCCTGCTTCCTGGGATAATGTCTGGCCGGGCAAATGGCGTGAGGGTGAAATTTTGGGTGACCAGGAAATAATTTACGGCATGGATGACAGGGACAACCTTGAGTTTGAATATTATCCTTTCCCTGAGGATTCTTCTCGAAAAGGATTGGGTATCGAGGTAGAAACACGCGTAGTACAATATGCATCAAGTTTATATGAAGATGTACTATTTGCCGTTTATGAAATCAGCAATGTAAGTGAAAAAGATTTGAATAAGGTCTTGATTGGATTTTGGGGCGATCCACATATTGGTGGCCCTGATGACTGGCGCGATGATTGGGCAGAGTATGATAAATCAACAGGTTTGGCGATGGCATGGGATGAAGATGGATTTTCATTAAATGACGCAAATATTACACCGGGGTATTTTGGCCTTTCATTTATGCAAACACCTGGTAATGCATCTGATGGAATTGATAATGATGGTGATGGGTTAATTGACGAAAGCCAAACCAATGGAATTGATGATGATGCTGATTGGAACAGCAATTTAGATGATTTGGGTGGAGATGGTTTGCCGGGAACAGGTGATGCCGGAGAAGGCGATGGTATCCCTTCTTTAGGCGAACCAAATTTTGAGTTATTGGATGTTGATGAAGTTGATATGATTGGCACAACTTCCTTTGCCCAACCTGGCTTTTCCGGGCTAAGTATAAGTGATGATGAGAAAATGTGGACAGAGTACCTTATCCCCAATAACTATGATACTACGGAAAGCGCAGGAGATTATATTTTTTTACCTGCAAGTGGATATTTTAACCTACCGGCACGGAGTACCATTCATGTAGGTGTTTCATTCATATTAGGTGAGGATAGGGAAGACCTTATTTTAAATCATCGTTATGCTCAAAAATTATATAATAGCCGTTTGGGCGGATTAACATCGAATGTGAGTTCTGTTTTAACTACTGTTGATAGTGGCACTGTTTTTGAGAGTGAAATTCCTTTAACCTGGGAAACAGAAAATCTGCCGGATGATACGGAGATACAATTTTTGGCAAAAACAACAAATGATATCTGGTATTCTATTGGAAGAGATACGTCTAACACCGGTTCAATTATTCTCGATGTTTCTACATTAGAAAGCTCAGCTTTTTATACAATGCAAAATATTGCTATTTCTTCTTCAGCGTTTGGAAAGAAAAACTCACCTTTATTTACAATTGACAATTCCGGCGAAGAAAATATTGCCCCGGAAATTGTACCCACACTCCAAGATGGAACCACCATATCGGGCGACTTTTTATTAACTTGGCTTGCCGCTGATGTAGATGGAGATATGTTTGATATTCAAATATCAGTTAATTCTGATCTCGCCAATGAAACGTTTAATGCAAGCGGAAATACCTTCATTTTGCCAACTCAGAATTTTCCAAATAATTATTATACAATTTCTTTCAAAATATCTGACCATAGCGATGAAAGGATGGAAACACGTAAGGTCTTTATTAAAAATGACAATGTAAGTTTAGATTCGACTTTGATTAACCATATAAGCGGAGCAGCAACCGGAAGTGTGTTTGCATCTGTCTTGGATGAATCAGAACTTACCGGGCATATTTATAAAATTATATTAAATGACCAAAACCCTAAAGAAATAAAATACTCTGTTATCGATTCTACTAACGGAGATACATTGGTTTCAGGTAACGATATTGAGATTTTACCAAGCTATGGATTTCTTTTCGATGGGATCAGTCTTTCTTTTAAAAATGATGATTTTGCTATAAATGAAAATAAAACCGGTTGGAAAGAGGGATCTCAATCAGATGTTCAAGTTTCTGTCTTGCGAGAGTATAACTATCCTGAAGTTCAGGTAGATTACGATATTTTGTTTTTTGACCATATAGTAGACACAGGTATTTTAGGAAATACGGTTCCATTTGAAATTTGGAATACAACTCAAAATCAAAAATCAAAATTTGTGGTTACAGACGTAAATTCAAATGGCACATGGGATTTGGGTGAAACCGTTTTAATATTAGAAAATGGAGAAACACCAAATCATATAAATTGGCAAATTATTTTTACAGATGATAGCACTGGAATAGCACCACAAAGCGGGGATATTTTTCAGTTAATTACTACAAAGTCTTTTTCAAATTCGGATGTTTATATTTTAAACACAACAACTTTGGGTCTCAAAAAAGATCAAGGCAAAATTGCCAAAGGTTTTGAGCTATTTCAGAACTACCCAAACCCATTTAATGGCAAGACTACCATTTCATTCCAACTAAAGAAAACTGATCGAGTTAAGCTTGAAATTTTTAACATACTTGGGCAGCGGGTTTTTAGTAAAGAATTAGGAAAGTTCAATCCGGGAAAACACCTTTTTGTTTGGGATGCAACCAATAATCAAAACCAGGTATTGTCATCAGGTGTATATTTATATCGAATTAAAACCGGGAAACGTTTTAGCAAGGTTAACAAGCTGGTTCTAATGAAGTAG
- a CDS encoding thioesterase family protein, with protein sequence MNLYFRFLKLVLSLFFIKKKHPLDESVMQFRAWPLDCDYNMHVTNARYLSFMDLGRSHLIGQAGLIKKIHQNKFLPIATSVEISYFKEIKPFQRFHLHSRMIFWDEKYWYIRQEFKSGEKLHAVAMVRGLFVKGREKIPFQKIVDLVDETISTPEEPKTVTAWKALLDAKKVSKYQSKSLTD encoded by the coding sequence ATGAATCTATATTTTCGTTTTTTAAAATTAGTGTTATCTCTTTTCTTTATTAAGAAAAAACATCCTTTAGATGAATCGGTTATGCAATTCCGCGCCTGGCCATTGGACTGTGATTATAATATGCATGTCACCAATGCACGCTATCTTTCCTTTATGGATCTGGGCCGCTCACACTTAATTGGGCAGGCTGGATTAATAAAAAAAATCCATCAAAACAAATTCCTGCCAATAGCAACATCAGTGGAAATCTCATATTTTAAAGAAATAAAACCGTTCCAAAGATTTCATCTTCATTCGCGTATGATTTTTTGGGATGAAAAATATTGGTATATTCGGCAAGAGTTTAAATCGGGTGAAAAGTTACATGCGGTTGCCATGGTTCGTGGCTTGTTTGTAAAAGGCCGTGAAAAAATTCCCTTCCAAAAAATTGTAGACCTGGTTGATGAAACCATTTCAACGCCAGAAGAACCAAAAACTGTTACCGCCTGGAAAGCGCTTTTGGATGCCAAAAAGGTTTCGAAATACCAGAGTAAATCTCTTACAGATTAA
- a CDS encoding class I SAM-dependent methyltransferase, with product MKRFAEPELMDNAEQAEAYASADFENSNSLFLELFNNKFPDFSGDGNTLDLGCGPGDIMLRFAKSFPNMIIHGVDGAEEMMTHGKKIIENDEKLNQRIKFIKGFIPGVKLPVAKYDTLISNSLLHHLHEPQYFWQAVKEYSQKDTSILIMDLRRPESKEAAKNIVNQYSATEPTVLRMDFYNSLLAAFEPDEIREQLKQEKLDYLNVEIASDRHLLIWGKIK from the coding sequence ATGAAAAGATTCGCTGAACCTGAATTAATGGACAACGCGGAACAGGCTGAGGCCTATGCATCTGCAGATTTTGAAAACTCAAACAGCCTTTTTTTAGAACTTTTTAATAACAAATTCCCAGATTTCAGCGGAGATGGAAACACATTGGACCTCGGCTGTGGTCCTGGTGACATTATGTTGCGATTTGCAAAATCATTCCCAAACATGATAATTCATGGGGTTGATGGCGCAGAAGAAATGATGACCCATGGCAAAAAAATCATTGAAAATGATGAAAAATTAAATCAGCGAATAAAATTTATTAAAGGATTTATTCCTGGTGTAAAATTACCTGTCGCAAAATATGATACTCTTATCAGCAACAGCCTACTGCACCATTTGCATGAACCGCAATATTTTTGGCAGGCAGTAAAAGAGTACTCACAAAAGGATACATCAATCCTGATAATGGATTTAAGACGACCGGAAAGCAAAGAAGCCGCAAAAAACATTGTAAACCAATATTCGGCAACAGAGCCTACTGTTTTAAGGATGGATTTTTACAACTCATTGTTGGCAGCCTTTGAGCCAGACGAAATCCGCGAACAGCTAAAACAAGAGAAGCTGGATTATTTAAATGTGGAAATTGCCAGCGACCGCCATTTGCTTATCTGGGGTAAAATAAAATGA
- a CDS encoding OsmC family protein, producing MPQVKAVHIKGVTFMGVGDSKSWVPMDGPETFGGSDSGVRPKELILHSLAGCTGSDVASILTKMRVPYTKFEVHVSADMADEHPKVYTKMEIVYKFWGENLDTSKLEKAIDLSENTYCAVNAMLSKALPITTRYEVNPA from the coding sequence ATGCCACAAGTAAAAGCTGTTCATATAAAAGGTGTAACTTTCATGGGTGTGGGTGATAGTAAAAGCTGGGTACCAATGGATGGTCCTGAAACATTTGGCGGATCTGATTCCGGTGTGCGTCCGAAAGAGTTAATTTTGCATTCATTGGCGGGCTGTACGGGAAGTGATGTTGCATCAATCTTAACAAAGATGCGCGTACCATATACAAAATTTGAAGTACATGTAAGTGCTGATATGGCGGATGAGCATCCAAAAGTTTATACAAAAATGGAAATTGTTTATAAGTTTTGGGGAGAGAATTTGGACACATCCAAACTTGAAAAGGCAATTGATCTTTCTGAAAACACCTATTGTGCTGTTAATGCAATGTTAAGTAAGGCTTTACCGATTACAACAAGATACGAGGTTAATCCGGCGTAA
- a CDS encoding T9SS type A sorting domain-containing protein: MFKKLLLTFSFALSGILNAQVTGLSDWTVFVDPGHSQTENTGIYNYSEAHKVLRIAWYLQELLETKTDISAVYLSRTNDEEIVSLSQRTAAANSINTTWYHSIHSDASSPTANSTLLLHGGWRQNGATVEKSPKGGKRMSDIMVDLYSRAMRISTRGNYADRTFYQGFPDNHANLYPYLHVNRESNMTSELSEGGHHTNPAQNQLNMNDDWKKIEAYAIFWTFLKYHGLPRPQVDVVAGIVSNLENGKPINGATISINDTSYITDTYASLFHKYSTDPEQLANGFYYLDGFDQDSLEITVSAEGYLSQTQTIAMVDSFFTFKDFEMISNVPPYITVNFPAEGDTNVLDFSGIRISFSRPMNRDSVEAAFSIEPGVDGTFKWIEDDYTLFYQTENMLTNTEYVVVLDSSAEDKYGNTLDANGDGITGDGLIFSFKTGKDENPPVLQSQYPGYNKKDIELLPVLSYEYNEVIDSLSILDDPITLTNDSNSSMVNGTTLFYSVNNKTVFNYFPLEKLEPLTRYLINIQSGFEDVFGNATASELIFPFTTGNEDWDITSIDNFDAGFTSYWWQPSQSGSTTGIKESTKLFVEDSILNRLTESTQTMGMDYEWDLGSSSWLLREYLSGGPARSKTFDKSYKLQVYIFGDGSNTKFRFALDEGTSTSNWTGHEVSVWFPIDWIGWRLVEWDLSDPDMVGSWLGNGKLDKSKYRIDSFQLTYDSSSEKGTVYFDDLRLVKTSPVLSLENNPNEIPKNYILNQNYPNPFNPTTKINYEIPKAGKVFIDVFNSLGQRVEVLVESYQPAGKHTLVFNGSKYSAGTYTIRMRINNKSFVKKMTLLK, translated from the coding sequence ATGTTTAAAAAATTATTATTAACTTTTTCGTTTGCCCTATCCGGTATACTAAATGCCCAGGTTACAGGGCTTTCCGATTGGACAGTTTTTGTCGATCCGGGGCATAGTCAAACTGAGAACACGGGCATCTACAATTATTCTGAGGCGCATAAAGTTTTGAGGATTGCCTGGTATTTGCAGGAATTGCTTGAAACCAAAACGGATATTTCCGCTGTTTATCTTTCCAGAACAAATGACGAAGAAATTGTCTCACTTTCTCAGCGTACAGCGGCAGCCAACAGTATTAACACAACCTGGTATCATTCAATCCATTCCGATGCAAGTTCTCCTACCGCAAACAGCACATTGCTTTTACACGGTGGTTGGAGACAGAATGGTGCAACTGTTGAAAAATCGCCAAAAGGCGGAAAACGAATGAGTGATATCATGGTCGATCTTTATTCACGTGCAATGCGCATATCCACACGGGGAAATTACGCCGATCGAACATTTTACCAGGGATTTCCGGACAATCACGCCAATCTTTATCCATACCTTCATGTTAACCGTGAATCTAACATGACCTCCGAATTATCTGAAGGCGGCCATCATACAAATCCTGCACAAAACCAGCTTAACATGAATGATGATTGGAAAAAAATTGAGGCTTACGCCATTTTTTGGACATTTTTAAAATATCATGGTTTGCCCCGGCCACAAGTTGATGTAGTTGCAGGAATCGTCAGTAATCTTGAAAACGGAAAGCCGATTAATGGTGCAACAATTTCAATAAATGATACAAGCTATATTACCGACACATATGCTTCACTTTTTCATAAATATTCCACAGATCCGGAACAATTGGCAAATGGATTTTATTACCTTGATGGTTTTGATCAGGACTCTTTGGAGATAACGGTTTCTGCAGAAGGCTACCTTAGCCAAACACAAACTATTGCAATGGTGGATTCATTTTTTACTTTTAAAGATTTTGAAATGATATCAAATGTGCCACCTTATATTACCGTAAATTTTCCTGCAGAGGGTGATACAAATGTTTTAGATTTTAGCGGTATTCGGATTTCATTTAGCCGGCCAATGAACAGAGACAGTGTCGAAGCTGCATTTTCTATTGAACCCGGTGTTGACGGGACCTTTAAATGGATTGAGGATGATTATACTCTTTTCTATCAAACAGAAAATATGCTTACAAACACTGAGTATGTTGTGGTTTTAGACTCATCTGCTGAGGATAAATATGGTAACACACTGGATGCAAATGGTGATGGAATTACAGGTGATGGACTTATTTTTTCGTTTAAAACCGGTAAAGATGAGAATCCTCCGGTCCTTCAATCTCAGTACCCTGGTTACAACAAGAAAGATATTGAACTATTGCCGGTTCTTAGTTATGAATACAATGAAGTTATTGACTCTTTATCCATTTTGGATGATCCAATAACACTCACCAATGATTCAAACTCTTCAATGGTTAATGGCACGACACTTTTTTATTCAGTAAATAATAAAACGGTCTTCAATTATTTTCCATTAGAAAAGTTAGAACCACTAACACGCTATTTAATAAATATCCAATCGGGGTTTGAGGATGTTTTTGGTAATGCGACGGCCTCGGAATTGATTTTCCCATTTACAACCGGCAACGAAGATTGGGATATTACTTCCATCGACAATTTTGATGCCGGATTTACAAGCTATTGGTGGCAACCCAGCCAAAGCGGAAGCACTACCGGTATTAAAGAGAGTACAAAGCTTTTTGTGGAAGATTCGATTTTAAACCGGTTGACCGAAAGCACTCAAACAATGGGTATGGATTATGAATGGGACTTGGGTAGTAGCTCGTGGTTATTGCGAGAATATTTAAGTGGAGGTCCGGCAAGATCCAAAACTTTTGATAAAAGCTATAAACTTCAGGTTTATATTTTTGGAGATGGCAGTAATACAAAATTCCGTTTTGCCTTGGATGAAGGAACCTCAACATCAAACTGGACAGGGCATGAGGTTTCTGTTTGGTTTCCTATAGATTGGATTGGCTGGCGTTTGGTTGAGTGGGATTTAAGTGATCCGGATATGGTTGGGAGTTGGCTTGGCAATGGTAAACTGGATAAATCAAAATATCGCATTGATAGTTTCCAGCTTACTTATGACAGTTCTTCAGAAAAGGGAACAGTTTATTTTGACGATCTGCGTCTTGTAAAAACATCTCCTGTTTTAAGTCTGGAAAATAATCCAAATGAAATACCTAAAAATTATATTCTAAACCAAAACTACCCAAATCCGTTTAACCCTACTACAAAAATAAACTATGAAATTCCAAAGGCGGGCAAGGTTTTTATAGATGTTTTTAATAGTCTGGGTCAAAGAGTTGAAGTTCTCGTTGAAAGCTATCAGCCTGCTGGAAAACATACCTTGGTATTTAATGGATCAAAATACTCAGCCGGGACATATACAATCCGCATGCGGATAAATAATAAATCTTTTGTAAAGAAAATGACACTTTTGAAATAA
- a CDS encoding T9SS type A sorting domain-containing protein, with translation MNFNFLKIVFFFLLLSNILFAQFSGFKIMVNPGHGGHDSDDRFIPATGFWESEGNLTKGLYLRDLLEARGAEVIMSRTQNRTEDDLPLSQISGIANSNNVDYFQSIHSNGFQGTANRTSVFWEQKENGQPDFPDAKRASEILADKIFEVNFTTSTATHGDLQYLGFNLGVLRSLNMPGCLTEGSFHDYIPESYRLLNLDYRKHEAVAILRGMLEYFDLPALEHGAIAGITKDKSKTVSYNFSGGKTNDKYKPINNIFASLYQDETFLKSYKGDFNNNGYFVFDSLAPGSYTVIVDDGSYAADTLLINVTANKTSFKEVFLISDSEKEPLVYSTTPENSDSGLNTYSALYITFSRPMNTDSTEEAFSILPIVKGVAEEVEGTFSWQESNQVLVFSPSAAFNPQTDYQVTVSTKAQSSSNINMIEPYQFSFSTADQHNYPKVTKTLPVQGDSITIFENFEVFFSQEMIREKVEQALLIEPLVEGSLSWTNNKHFIFTPDSLSINTVYTITLQDSIALNEFSVGLENDYVFSFKTYNRSSLNILEWFPQQGDTSISTRTNFFFHFDGNLDVGTVVANLSLKDEDQNNLELDSYKLGERNGTSVLSFIAKEELGRKRKFTLTILPGIKDVDGLVLEDSLSFNFTTQIAKYKSGLVFDDFEEDSGWKDPEFGPATQNVDLSKSAYYISFSEQINGFKSALLKYQFSGDSAGICQVFREEAFDLTFADSSFFGLWVYGDFSFNTLELWYDVDGQQYRILELDTLDFSGWKLVKFPVSQFDGSEISLHSIVVKQQPGAYTQGTIYIDDLQYDVVTALQKTDNPIILTKFNLQQNYPNPFNPNTTISYTVRANSNSPQQVKLVVYDLLGRRVKTLIDKPQQAGKYKVAFDASGLASGVYYYRIKIGPSTGSGTNSSGSGSGFEQVRKMLLLR, from the coding sequence ATGAATTTTAATTTTTTAAAAATTGTCTTTTTCTTTTTGTTGTTAAGTAACATTTTATTTGCTCAGTTTTCCGGTTTCAAAATTATGGTTAATCCAGGGCATGGAGGTCATGATTCGGATGATCGTTTTATACCAGCAACAGGATTTTGGGAATCGGAAGGAAACCTGACCAAAGGTTTATACCTGCGTGATTTATTGGAAGCGCGTGGTGCCGAAGTGATTATGTCCCGCACTCAAAACCGAACTGAAGATGACTTGCCTCTATCACAAATTTCCGGAATTGCCAATTCAAATAATGTAGATTATTTCCAATCGATTCACAGTAATGGGTTCCAGGGAACAGCAAATCGAACATCCGTTTTTTGGGAGCAAAAAGAGAATGGACAACCGGACTTCCCTGATGCGAAACGGGCATCTGAAATTCTTGCCGATAAAATTTTTGAAGTTAATTTTACAACTAGTACAGCAACGCATGGCGATCTTCAATATTTAGGATTTAACCTGGGAGTTTTAAGAAGCCTCAATATGCCCGGATGTTTAACAGAAGGCTCCTTTCATGATTATATTCCTGAATCTTACCGACTGCTAAATCTTGATTACCGTAAACATGAAGCAGTTGCAATTTTAAGGGGAATGCTGGAGTATTTTGATTTGCCTGCTTTGGAACACGGAGCCATTGCCGGGATAACAAAAGATAAATCAAAAACAGTTTCCTATAATTTTTCAGGCGGAAAAACCAATGACAAGTATAAGCCTATCAATAATATTTTTGCGTCTTTATACCAGGATGAAACGTTTTTAAAAAGTTATAAAGGTGATTTTAATAACAATGGGTATTTCGTTTTTGATTCCCTTGCGCCGGGCAGCTATACGGTAATAGTGGATGATGGCTCTTATGCTGCTGATACTTTGTTGATAAATGTTACGGCAAATAAAACATCTTTTAAAGAAGTTTTTTTAATAAGTGATAGTGAAAAAGAACCATTGGTTTACAGCACAACGCCGGAAAATAGTGATAGCGGTTTAAACACATATTCGGCATTATACATTACTTTTAGCCGTCCGATGAACACTGATTCAACAGAAGAAGCTTTTTCAATTTTACCGATAGTAAAAGGCGTTGCTGAAGAAGTTGAAGGCACATTCTCCTGGCAGGAAAGTAACCAGGTTTTGGTTTTTAGCCCATCAGCCGCATTTAATCCTCAAACGGATTATCAGGTTACAGTCAGCACAAAAGCACAAAGCTCTTCAAATATTAATATGATTGAACCTTATCAATTTTCCTTTAGCACGGCTGACCAACATAATTATCCCAAGGTAACCAAAACGCTTCCGGTGCAGGGCGACAGCATCACAATTTTTGAAAATTTTGAAGTGTTTTTTAGCCAGGAAATGATCCGGGAAAAAGTTGAACAGGCTCTCTTAATTGAACCGCTGGTTGAAGGTAGCTTAAGCTGGACAAATAATAAGCATTTTATTTTTACACCCGATTCGCTTTCAATAAATACAGTTTATACAATCACTTTGCAGGATAGTATTGCTTTGAACGAATTTTCTGTTGGATTGGAAAATGATTATGTTTTTTCTTTTAAAACTTATAACCGCAGCAGCCTAAATATTTTGGAATGGTTTCCGCAACAAGGTGATACCTCAATTAGCACACGTACAAATTTTTTCTTTCATTTTGATGGCAACTTAGATGTCGGGACAGTTGTTGCGAATCTTTCTTTGAAGGATGAGGATCAAAATAATCTTGAGCTCGATTCCTATAAACTGGGAGAAAGAAACGGTACATCGGTTTTGAGTTTTATTGCAAAAGAAGAATTGGGCAGGAAGAGAAAGTTTACTCTGACAATTTTACCGGGTATAAAAGATGTGGACGGATTGGTTCTAGAAGACAGCCTCAGTTTTAATTTTACAACACAAATCGCCAAATACAAATCGGGTTTGGTTTTTGATGATTTTGAAGAAGATTCGGGCTGGAAGGATCCTGAATTTGGCCCGGCCACACAAAATGTCGATCTGAGTAAATCAGCATATTATATTTCATTTTCTGAACAAATTAACGGGTTCAAATCAGCCCTATTAAAATATCAATTTTCAGGTGATAGCGCCGGGATTTGCCAGGTGTTCCGTGAAGAAGCTTTTGATTTAACTTTTGCCGACAGTTCATTTTTTGGTCTATGGGTTTATGGCGACTTCTCTTTTAATACACTGGAACTTTGGTATGATGTGGATGGCCAGCAATACAGAATTCTTGAGCTGGATACATTAGACTTCTCTGGCTGGAAGCTAGTCAAATTTCCTGTTTCACAGTTTGATGGCAGTGAAATTTCTTTGCATAGTATTGTGGTAAAACAGCAACCCGGTGCTTATACGCAGGGCACCATTTATATTGATGATTTACAATATGATGTGGTGACAGCTTTGCAAAAAACAGACAATCCAATTATTCTGACAAAGTTCAATCTTCAGCAAAACTACCCAAACCCTTTTAATCCAAATACAACTATTAGTTACACTGTAAGGGCGAATAGCAATTCGCCACAACAAGTAAAACTGGTAGTTTATGATCTGCTTGGACGCAGGGTAAAAACACTTATTGATAAACCCCAACAAGCCGGAAAATACAAAGTTGCTTTTGATGCTTCAGGATTAGCGAGTGGCGTCTATTATTACAGAATTAAAATTGGCCCTTCGACAGGCTCAGGAACCAATTCATCAGGCTCAGGGTCCGGATTTGAGCAAGTACGAAAGATGCTTTTATTACGATAG